The Oncorhynchus clarkii lewisi isolate Uvic-CL-2024 chromosome 12, UVic_Ocla_1.0, whole genome shotgun sequence genome segment AGGACAGGTAGTCCATGAAGATCTCCTCTGTCACCTCTGTGTTTCCCAATTCCACCACAGTGTCTGGGGAACCAAGCATTGTTCCCCCCTAAAACACATAAAGTCCATATTATCCTACAAAACACCAACCCCCAAAACTTCTCTGTATATCCGATGCGTTAAACTTCCCTCCTCTTTGAAGGTCATACCAATGTAGGCCTAGTCTTACTGTCAGCTAGTGCAAAACCATGCTAAAGAGTAGAGGGAACACTGAAGTAGGTCTTAGCAAATATTAGAAGGATATTAGCCAATACATCATTTTAGGCTTACCGGTGAGCAGCTGGAAATACCCACTCCTCCAAAGTAGAACTCGTCTCCATAAACCACAATGGCTGAGTGCCTGTGAGAATTGAAACACAAGACTGAGTGTACAGTAATGGATGGTTACAATATGGCCATGAAAATAATCCTTCGAAGAATTGCAGTGACAGTAAAGACAAAGTTGTGTGGATAAATTGTATTGTCACAAAATTATAGGTGGGAGATTTCTTACCAAATGCCATCAAGTTGTTTTCCTGTAACACATtaaaatatatatgtgtgtgacCGAGGCTTGACGCTGCTGATGAGCATACATGTCAATCAAGCTCGCACAAACCTGTTTTACTCGTCTTGTGTGTAGCTAGCATTTTAGCTAACGTAAACGTTGCAATATTGTTGAGCTGAAATTCTGAAGAATACGCCTTTGAATAGCTAGGCTATACTGTATAAACCAAGCTCAAACTTACTTAAATTGGCAGGTTGTAACGAACTAGCTAGCAAgttaataacaaacaaaaaattatGCATTGCAAGAGTAATGTTGGCCTACCCAGCTAGCTAGCCATCAAAGGCTTGCCGACGTGCTCAATCAATCTCAACCCGCAGCTAACTACTAAAGCTACACAGCTTCGTTATCTGGAGAAGTTGTCGAGACTGAGCTTCACTTACCTAACATGATTGGGCTGAGATTGCGAGCCATTCCTCTTGACAGGTCGTATATATACAGTTGTACACTGTATGTTGTTGTGTCATTTTTATCCATTACGTTAAACCCCCAAATATGtgtttatgttagctagctaagctaacaGTAACGTTAGCTATTTTGCGGTTAGCTTGCCTTTCTAATGACTGCTGATTCGCTGGTTTTGCAAGGTTCCTGTTTACTGAAAAATGAGATTATATTATCAGCTAAATTACCTAAATTACCTGAACGTTGTACTTATGACGTTAGATATTTAGATGTCTGATTACAATCTACAAGTACCCTGGCTGTCAGAGACAGTTGTCCCCCATAAAATTGCAGATTGGCATCTCATGAGCTTGGTAGTGCATCAGCGCCTCCATGCGTCCACATAGCACTGTAGAGGTTCTGTGGAAGAATGTCTCTGTtataaaatttaaaaaagcatTGCCATGATATTCTCTATC includes the following:
- the LOC139422235 gene encoding desumoylating isopeptidase 1, producing the protein MDKNDTTTYSVQLYIYDLSRGMARNLSPIMLGKQLDGIWHSAIVVYGDEFYFGGVGISSCSPGGTMLGSPDTVVELGNTEVTEEIFMDYLSSLGENTYRGDKYRLFEHNCNTFTNEVAQFLTGRKIPSYITDLPSEVLSTPFGQILRPILDSIHIAPPGGNIINGRHS